The Desulfovibrio porci genome contains a region encoding:
- a CDS encoding sigma-54-dependent transcriptional regulator, translated as MARILVVDDEALMRTMVEVVCARMGHEAVCASTLKDGLSLGRQGVDVVLLDAWLPDGNGLEFQSEFAHLPDEPDIVIITGHGDGDAAEAALRSGAWEFLTKPLQIRDIEQCLRHILAFRQGRKPGPAALKVDSGHILGSGPGMTQALKLLAQAAQSEVNVLILGETGVGKELFAKALFRNSNRAAQPFVTVDCASLPETLVESHLFGHSRGAFTGAERAREGLLLAAHKGTLFLDEVGDLPLVMQGAFLRALELRRFRPVGEVQEVDSDFRLVAATNRDLEGMARSGQFRGDLLYRLQGITIVIPPLRERRDEIPSLARQAVTAFCLRNDLPEKVLAEPVLDMLMEYPWPGNVRELIHALERACLAAGQGDLILPGHLPTQMRVAVARHRVSRGREQSPEPVPPPARDAATADLRGDGPGLAGSAAGELPSLRDWKARAEEEYVRRVMAVSAGDVRRAAGLAGISRGHWYELIKKYHV; from the coding sequence ATGGCGCGTATACTGGTGGTGGACGATGAGGCCCTGATGCGCACCATGGTGGAAGTGGTCTGCGCGCGCATGGGTCATGAAGCCGTCTGCGCCTCCACGCTCAAGGACGGGCTCAGCCTGGGCCGTCAGGGCGTGGACGTGGTGCTGCTGGACGCCTGGCTGCCGGACGGCAACGGCCTTGAATTTCAGAGCGAATTCGCCCATCTCCCCGATGAGCCGGATATCGTCATCATCACCGGACACGGCGACGGCGACGCGGCGGAAGCCGCCCTGCGTTCCGGGGCCTGGGAATTTCTGACCAAGCCCCTGCAAATCCGCGACATTGAACAATGCCTGCGCCACATTCTGGCCTTCCGTCAGGGCCGCAAGCCCGGTCCGGCGGCGCTCAAGGTGGACAGCGGGCATATTCTGGGCTCCGGGCCGGGCATGACGCAGGCCCTCAAACTGCTGGCCCAGGCCGCCCAGAGCGAGGTCAATGTTCTGATTCTGGGCGAAACCGGGGTAGGCAAGGAGTTGTTCGCCAAGGCCCTGTTCCGCAACAGCAACCGCGCGGCCCAGCCCTTTGTGACCGTGGACTGCGCCTCCTTGCCGGAAACCCTGGTCGAGAGCCATCTCTTCGGCCACAGCCGCGGGGCTTTCACCGGAGCGGAGCGCGCCCGTGAGGGGCTTTTGCTGGCCGCGCACAAGGGCACGCTTTTTCTGGATGAAGTGGGCGATCTGCCCCTGGTCATGCAGGGTGCGTTTCTGCGCGCTCTGGAGTTGCGCCGTTTCCGCCCGGTGGGCGAGGTGCAGGAGGTGGACAGCGACTTCCGGCTGGTGGCCGCCACCAACCGCGATCTGGAGGGTATGGCGCGCAGCGGGCAGTTTCGCGGCGATCTGCTCTACCGGCTTCAGGGCATTACCATTGTGATTCCGCCCCTGCGCGAACGCCGCGACGAAATTCCCTCTTTGGCCCGTCAGGCCGTCACCGCCTTCTGCCTGCGCAACGATCTGCCGGAAAAGGTCCTGGCCGAACCCGTGCTGGACATGCTGATGGAATATCCCTGGCCCGGCAATGTGCGCGAATTGATCCACGCACTGGAACGGGCCTGTCTGGCCGCCGGACAGGGCGATCTGATTCTGCCCGGACACCTGCCCACCCAGATGCGGGTGGCCGTGGCCCGGCACCGGGTGAGCCGGGGGCGGGAGCAGAGTCCGGAACCTGTGCCGCCCCCGGCCCGGGACGCGGCCACGGCGGACCTGAGAGGCGACGGCCCGGGCCTCGCGGGAAGCGCCGCCGGGGAACTGCCCAGCCTGCGCGACTGGAAAGCCCGCGCCGAAGAGGAATATGTGCGCCGGGTCATGGCCGTGAGTGCGGGCGACGTCCGCCGGGCCGCCGGTCTGGCGGGCATTTCACGCGGACACTGGTATGAGCTGATCAAGAAATATCATGTCTGA
- a CDS encoding acyltransferase family protein: MAQARTGTSAHIAYIDGLKGLCGIWICLFHYLLAFAAFGYIGWESGIPQAERAGYYFRYFPYSILSNGSFPLYVFFAVIAFLPALRFFQNGKAESVKRQAVVRYFRLMPPVLVCALCAYAVFACGGFFNQDLAAHLDNNWDRAFYTAPLSWTGALANGLFDALWNGNSDYCSVLWCMNVILFGSYFSYGALLFFGSLRRRFWVYAAFFLLSFTAPVYTAFLGGLAAADVLAARGGAAQSGRWGGLLALAGLVAGIFPEVLLPSGLTEQTLFGIGAFLLLLGCARSAALQKLLSRSWLVRAGELSFALVLTHFTVLMSFSAWFFLAVQGQGLSYVPALTLTLATAVPVNYAFTLLFKLFAEGPAERFAHWIYRCVA, translated from the coding sequence ATGGCACAGGCACGGACCGGGACCAGCGCCCACATTGCCTATATTGACGGATTGAAGGGCCTGTGCGGCATCTGGATCTGTCTATTCCATTATCTGCTGGCTTTTGCGGCTTTCGGCTATATCGGCTGGGAGTCGGGCATTCCGCAGGCCGAGCGGGCGGGCTACTATTTCCGCTATTTTCCCTACTCCATTCTCAGCAACGGTTCTTTCCCGCTCTATGTCTTTTTTGCCGTCATCGCTTTTCTTCCCGCATTGCGTTTTTTTCAGAACGGCAAGGCCGAGAGCGTCAAACGGCAGGCTGTCGTCCGCTATTTCCGCCTGATGCCGCCGGTGCTGGTCTGTGCGCTTTGCGCCTATGCGGTCTTTGCCTGCGGCGGCTTTTTCAATCAGGATCTTGCCGCGCATCTTGATAACAATTGGGACAGGGCTTTTTATACGGCCCCGCTGTCCTGGACGGGCGCGCTGGCCAACGGGCTTTTTGATGCGCTGTGGAACGGCAATTCCGATTATTGCAGCGTGCTCTGGTGCATGAATGTGATCCTTTTCGGCTCCTATTTTTCGTACGGCGCGCTGCTCTTTTTCGGTTCGTTGCGACGGCGTTTTTGGGTCTACGCGGCCTTTTTCCTGCTGAGCTTCACCGCGCCCGTATATACCGCCTTTCTCGGGGGTCTGGCCGCCGCCGATGTGCTGGCGGCCCGCGGCGGCGCTGCGCAAAGCGGACGTTGGGGCGGCCTGCTGGCGCTGGCCGGTCTGGTTGCGGGCATTTTTCCGGAAGTTCTGTTGCCGTCCGGTCTGACGGAGCAGACCCTGTTTGGCATAGGGGCATTTCTGTTGCTTCTGGGCTGCGCCCGCTCGGCGGCGCTGCAAAAGCTGCTCTCGCGTTCCTGGCTCGTCCGCGCCGGAGAGCTTTCCTTTGCTCTGGTGCTGACGCACTTTACCGTGTTGATGTCTTTCTCGGCCTGGTTTTTTCTCGCCGTGCAGGGACAGGGGCTATCCTACGTCCCGGCGCTGACCCTGACGCTGGCGACGGCCGTTCCGGTCAATTATGCCTTCACGCTCCTGTTCAAGCTCTTTGCGGAAGGCCCGGCGGAGCGCTTCGCGCACTGGATATATCGCTGTGTCGCCTGA
- a CDS encoding S10 family peptidase → MHSESKPFLALLVLLLCAVVAPSLASGEGIKPSGTAAVKATAKEDCPEKGEKKLTAAIDGKNMAYTVKTGLTPILDKDAGETAYIFSASYILDGGPRERPVMFLFNGGPGSSSAFLQVCAFAPMTVPGINHGLEMAAPPYKLQANPHSLLDVADMVFIDPVGTGYSRMAKPDKEGKEGEKKEPVKMDAYLGVQGDLESMVEFVRMWLTENDRWGAEIYLAGESYGGLRAAGMAGIMGQQIGVAPSGIVLISPALSYQDTTSGLDNNVTPFVNRIPSMAAAAQYHKRLGGALKNLSRDEVVERAVRWAAERFEPALRKGNRLERGERETLLRELSEFTGIPVRELDAQDMRMEASEFSAQLLRDEKKFVSIYDARVTAPGSAWSMDEDPMSNIVGEPCRTAFMRFLTETVGIRPKRPYLFTSFEIIQTWDFTLGNKGREGFVSTNVFLAKAMRRLPFMRVYLAMGRFDLVTPPESALSSLSRMDVPEGLLERNLTSRYYEGGHMMYTNPEALKALSNDLRVWISGKK, encoded by the coding sequence ATGCATTCGGAATCAAAACCGTTCCTTGCGCTTCTCGTGCTGCTGTTGTGCGCCGTCGTCGCGCCGTCACTCGCGTCCGGCGAAGGAATAAAGCCCTCCGGCACGGCGGCTGTGAAGGCTACGGCCAAGGAAGACTGTCCGGAAAAGGGCGAGAAGAAGCTGACCGCCGCCATTGACGGCAAAAACATGGCGTACACGGTCAAGACCGGCCTTACCCCTATCCTCGACAAAGACGCCGGGGAAACGGCATACATCTTTTCCGCCTCATACATCCTGGACGGCGGCCCTCGCGAACGCCCGGTGATGTTCCTCTTCAACGGCGGTCCCGGCTCGTCATCGGCCTTTCTGCAAGTCTGCGCCTTCGCGCCCATGACCGTTCCGGGAATAAACCACGGCCTGGAAATGGCCGCGCCGCCGTATAAATTGCAAGCGAATCCCCATAGCCTGCTGGACGTGGCCGACATGGTCTTTATCGACCCGGTGGGCACCGGTTACAGCCGCATGGCGAAACCGGACAAGGAGGGCAAGGAAGGAGAAAAAAAAGAACCGGTGAAGATGGACGCCTATCTGGGAGTGCAAGGCGATCTCGAATCAATGGTGGAATTCGTCCGCATGTGGCTTACCGAAAACGATCGCTGGGGAGCGGAAATCTACTTGGCCGGCGAAAGTTACGGAGGGCTGCGCGCGGCCGGAATGGCCGGGATAATGGGGCAGCAAATCGGTGTCGCGCCCTCGGGAATCGTGCTGATATCCCCGGCCCTCTCCTATCAGGACACCACGTCCGGCCTGGACAACAACGTCACGCCCTTTGTGAACAGGATTCCGTCGATGGCGGCGGCGGCGCAGTATCACAAGCGCCTCGGCGGCGCGCTCAAAAATCTGTCCCGCGACGAAGTTGTGGAGCGAGCCGTCCGCTGGGCCGCGGAACGCTTTGAACCCGCCCTGCGAAAAGGCAACAGGCTGGAACGCGGGGAACGCGAAACGCTGCTCCGCGAGCTTTCGGAATTCACCGGCATTCCGGTGCGGGAGCTTGACGCGCAGGACATGCGCATGGAAGCGTCTGAATTTTCCGCCCAGCTTCTCCGTGACGAAAAAAAATTCGTCAGCATATACGACGCACGTGTCACGGCGCCGGGGAGCGCATGGAGCATGGACGAAGACCCGATGTCAAACATCGTCGGCGAACCGTGCAGGACAGCCTTCATGCGCTTTTTGACGGAAACGGTGGGCATCAGGCCGAAGCGCCCGTATCTGTTCACCTCCTTCGAGATAATCCAGACGTGGGATTTCACCTTGGGGAACAAAGGACGCGAGGGCTTCGTCTCGACGAACGTTTTTTTGGCGAAGGCGATGCGACGGCTGCCGTTTATGCGGGTATATCTGGCCATGGGCCGATTTGATCTGGTCACGCCGCCGGAAAGCGCCCTCAGCAGCCTGTCGCGCATGGACGTCCCGGAAGGCCTTCTGGAGCGGAATCTGACGAGCCGGTACTATGAGGGCGGGCACATGATGTACACGAACCCCGAGGCGCTGAAAGCGTTGAGCAATGATCTTCGCGTATGGATTTCAGGGAAAAAATAA
- a CDS encoding UvrD-helicase domain-containing protein, protein MNFIADLHIHSRFSRATSKALNPRHLAAWARCKGIDVLGTGDFTHPQWRAELREQLAFDEVSGLYRLKGEPEQLAILADAQPRPHAGRQGPLFCLQAEISSIYKRHGKVRKVHNLVFVPDLDAADRLSERLAQIGNLNSDGRPILGLDSRDLLEIMLETVPQAVLVPAHVWTPWFALFGSKSGFDRLEDCFADLSEHIFALETGLSSDPAMNRLISRLDGYVLISNSDAHSGANLGREANLFAGPPSYAGMFTALRAAARREPQDSLDCRFLGTMEFYPEEGKYHLDGHRACNVVLEPREALALNNICPVCGKPLTVGVLHRVLELADREAPAQLPLEPEARPLIPLPEVVGEILGAGSGSRKVQERYSRLLRELGPELDILCHLPEADLRAHWEPLGEAVARMRRGQVIRQGGFDGQYGVVRVFEPEELRDVRGGGQRLPGLARPGRPRKNATATAPAQGGAADNSLSLLSLTKAAPEQKSDVVPAPVAAAFSDEQDAALRAGPAPVLILAGPGAGKTRVLIGRLQRLLEEGARPQELLAVTFTRRAAGELRERLNAALPQLAALPQCDTLHGLAWGELRAAEPQSLLLAEDAAFRLFGAANADVPARRLRTLWDTLSLARESLNEPTPGSELAEAADRYRRRKNARSHMRYVDYADLLDWLLAHAPELNGRWRHVLVDEVQDLSPVQLAVIRALLPSGGQGFFGIGDPDQAIYGFRGATGQSEASLRACWPELAVHRLGRSYRASQDVLDMAQNLLQGRGQCGLLRAARPLRAQLQLFAAPDERAEARWLAGRVQRLIGATAHTLLDQAQKRADATELDNSLSPGDVAVLVRLKAQIPPLRAALEQAGVPCAAPAQEEFWQEPVCARFLALAAGHCGFADILPAPPEQADAAERDTALPWPAGNLPKPQDMAAWLDAQAWTGELFCRSRQWRSLCRLWQECGGWQALFQRLAWLHEAELVRAKAEQVQILTLHASKGLEFQAVFLPGLESGLLPLRRELLFEKEAAEAEGPSNQAARDARLVEELAEERRLLYVGLTRAARALFVSYCARRTLYGKKLRLAPSPFLAQIRDFCRQSTLTPHTRKSEEHLSLLSGLDE, encoded by the coding sequence ATGAATTTTATTGCGGATCTGCACATCCATTCGCGTTTCTCCCGGGCCACCAGCAAAGCGCTCAATCCCCGGCATCTGGCGGCCTGGGCGCGCTGCAAGGGCATCGACGTGCTGGGCACCGGCGACTTCACTCATCCGCAATGGCGGGCCGAGCTGCGTGAGCAGTTGGCCTTCGATGAAGTCAGCGGCCTCTATCGTCTGAAAGGGGAGCCGGAACAGCTGGCAATTCTGGCCGACGCGCAGCCCCGTCCCCATGCGGGCAGGCAGGGGCCGCTGTTCTGCCTTCAGGCGGAAATCAGCTCCATTTACAAGCGCCACGGCAAGGTGCGCAAGGTGCACAATCTGGTCTTTGTGCCCGATCTGGACGCCGCTGACCGCCTTTCCGAACGTCTGGCCCAGATCGGCAATCTCAATTCCGACGGGCGGCCCATTCTGGGCCTGGACTCGCGCGACCTGCTGGAAATTATGCTGGAAACCGTGCCCCAGGCCGTGCTGGTGCCCGCCCATGTCTGGACGCCCTGGTTCGCCCTGTTCGGCTCCAAGTCCGGCTTCGACCGGCTGGAGGACTGCTTCGCCGACCTCTCGGAACATATTTTCGCCCTGGAGACCGGCCTCTCCTCGGACCCGGCCATGAACCGCCTCATCAGCCGCCTGGACGGCTATGTCCTGATCTCCAATTCCGACGCCCATTCCGGGGCCAACCTGGGCCGCGAAGCCAATCTTTTCGCCGGACCGCCCTCCTACGCGGGCATGTTCACGGCCCTGCGCGCGGCAGCCCGGCGCGAGCCGCAGGACAGCCTGGACTGCCGCTTTCTAGGCACCATGGAATTCTACCCCGAGGAAGGCAAATACCATCTGGACGGCCACCGGGCCTGCAATGTGGTGCTGGAACCGCGCGAAGCCCTGGCCCTGAACAATATCTGCCCGGTCTGCGGCAAGCCTTTGACCGTGGGCGTGCTGCATCGCGTGTTGGAACTGGCCGACCGCGAGGCTCCGGCTCAATTGCCGCTGGAGCCTGAAGCCCGGCCTTTGATCCCCCTGCCGGAAGTGGTCGGCGAAATTCTGGGCGCGGGCTCCGGCTCACGCAAGGTGCAGGAACGCTACAGCCGCCTGCTGCGCGAGCTGGGGCCGGAACTGGACATCCTCTGCCATTTGCCGGAAGCGGACCTCCGCGCCCACTGGGAGCCTCTGGGCGAAGCCGTGGCCCGCATGCGGCGCGGTCAGGTGATCCGCCAGGGCGGCTTTGACGGTCAATACGGCGTGGTGCGCGTGTTTGAACCCGAAGAATTGCGCGACGTGCGCGGCGGCGGCCAACGCCTGCCGGGATTGGCCCGGCCCGGACGCCCGCGCAAAAACGCAACGGCAACGGCCCCAGCGCAAGGCGGCGCCGCCGACAACTCCCTCTCGCTTCTGAGCCTGACAAAAGCCGCGCCGGAACAGAAAAGCGACGTGGTTCCCGCGCCCGTTGCGGCGGCTTTTTCCGACGAACAAGACGCGGCTCTGCGTGCCGGTCCCGCTCCGGTTCTGATTCTGGCCGGTCCCGGCGCGGGCAAAACCCGCGTGCTCATCGGCCGTCTGCAACGGCTGCTGGAAGAAGGCGCGCGGCCCCAGGAACTCCTGGCCGTCACCTTTACCCGCCGCGCCGCCGGGGAACTGCGGGAACGTCTGAACGCGGCCCTGCCTCAGCTCGCCGCCCTGCCGCAATGCGACACCCTCCACGGCCTGGCCTGGGGCGAACTGCGCGCGGCCGAACCGCAAAGCCTGCTCCTGGCCGAGGACGCGGCCTTCCGCCTGTTCGGCGCGGCCAATGCGGATGTACCCGCGCGGCGGCTGCGCACGCTCTGGGATACCCTGAGCCTGGCCCGCGAAAGCCTGAATGAGCCGACTCCGGGCAGCGAACTGGCGGAAGCCGCCGACCGCTACCGCCGGCGTAAAAACGCCCGGAGCCATATGCGCTATGTGGACTACGCCGACCTGCTGGACTGGCTGCTGGCGCACGCTCCCGAACTGAACGGGCGCTGGCGGCATGTGCTGGTGGACGAGGTGCAGGACCTTTCACCCGTGCAGCTGGCCGTGATCCGCGCCCTGCTGCCGTCCGGCGGCCAGGGCTTTTTCGGCATCGGCGACCCGGATCAGGCCATCTACGGCTTTCGCGGGGCCACGGGCCAGAGCGAGGCTTCTTTGCGGGCCTGCTGGCCGGAGCTTGCGGTGCACAGGCTGGGCCGGAGCTACCGCGCCAGCCAGGACGTGCTGGACATGGCCCAGAACCTTTTGCAGGGCCGGGGGCAGTGCGGCCTGTTGCGCGCGGCCCGGCCTCTGCGGGCCCAGTTGCAGCTCTTCGCCGCGCCGGACGAGCGGGCCGAAGCCCGCTGGCTGGCCGGACGCGTGCAGCGGCTTATCGGGGCCACGGCCCACACCTTGCTGGATCAGGCCCAAAAGCGCGCCGACGCCACTGAGCTGGACAACAGCCTGTCGCCGGGGGACGTGGCTGTGCTGGTGCGGCTCAAAGCCCAGATTCCGCCCCTGCGCGCGGCTCTGGAACAGGCGGGCGTGCCGTGCGCGGCCCCGGCGCAGGAAGAGTTCTGGCAGGAACCGGTCTGCGCCCGCTTTCTGGCTCTGGCCGCCGGACATTGCGGTTTTGCGGACATTTTGCCGGCCCCGCCGGAGCAGGCGGACGCGGCGGAGCGGGACACGGCCCTGCCCTGGCCCGCCGGGAACCTGCCCAAACCGCAGGACATGGCCGCCTGGCTGGACGCGCAGGCCTGGACCGGCGAACTTTTTTGCCGGAGCCGCCAGTGGCGCTCGCTCTGCCGTCTCTGGCAGGAATGCGGCGGCTGGCAGGCCCTGTTCCAGCGGCTGGCCTGGCTGCACGAGGCGGAGTTGGTGCGCGCCAAAGCCGAGCAGGTCCAGATTCTTACCCTGCACGCCTCCAAGGGACTGGAATTTCAGGCGGTCTTTCTGCCCGGCCTGGAAAGCGGCCTGCTGCCGCTACGGCGGGAACTGCTGTTTGAAAAAGAGGCTGCGGAAGCAGAGGGCCCAAGCAATCAGGCGGCCCGTGACGCCCGACTTGTGGAGGAACTGGCGGAGGAGCGGCGTCTGCTCTATGTGGGGCTGACCCGCGCCGCGCGGGCATTGTTTGTGAGCTATTGCGCCCGGCGCACGCTGTACGGCAAAAAACTGCGCCTCGCGCCTTCGCCCTTTTTGGCCCAGATCCGCGACTTCTGCCGCCAGAGCACGCTGACGCCGCACACGCGCAAATCAGAAGAGCATCTTTCGCTCCTGTCCGGGCTGGATGAATGA
- a CDS encoding tRNA1(Val) (adenine(37)-N6)-methyltransferase has protein sequence MVVRGIYTQESIRDARAAFPRGLEQPGGSLRFGLDALLLAAFAARHCEERRARLSRATPQALSLSVAELGCGCGAALLGLALRCPEARGLGLEREENLLEAARRNARELGLEQSLLFRAADLAVPLPELDGTRDMVLANPPYGLPGQGRASPSLLRERALRDADALGVFCRAAARLLRHHGHFFCIFEARSLPRLCAAFEEARLGLRRIIPVRPHSHSPATRLLAQTRKGAAPEPRLEAPLTLHRQQPGRAARTTPLWTARALAFCPWLAAATT, from the coding sequence TTGGTAGTACGGGGAATATATACGCAAGAAAGCATCCGCGACGCCCGCGCCGCTTTCCCGCGCGGTCTGGAGCAGCCCGGCGGGAGCTTGCGCTTCGGTCTGGACGCGTTGTTGCTGGCGGCCTTCGCGGCCCGGCATTGCGAAGAACGCCGCGCGCGTCTCTCCAGAGCGACGCCCCAGGCCTTGAGCCTGTCCGTTGCGGAACTAGGTTGCGGTTGCGGAGCGGCCCTGCTGGGACTGGCCCTGCGCTGCCCCGAGGCGCGCGGGCTGGGCCTGGAGAGGGAGGAAAATTTGCTGGAGGCGGCCCGGCGCAATGCCCGCGAGCTGGGCCTGGAGCAAAGTCTGCTCTTCCGGGCGGCGGACCTTGCGGTTCCGCTGCCGGAACTGGACGGAACGCGCGACATGGTGCTGGCCAACCCGCCCTACGGCCTGCCGGGCCAAGGCCGGGCGTCGCCCTCACTCCTGCGGGAACGCGCCCTGCGCGACGCCGACGCTCTGGGCGTTTTCTGCCGCGCCGCCGCCAGGCTCTTGCGCCACCACGGACATTTTTTCTGCATTTTCGAGGCGCGCTCCCTGCCCCGGCTTTGCGCGGCCTTTGAGGAAGCGCGTCTGGGCCTGCGCCGGATCATTCCCGTGCGTCCCCACAGCCACAGCCCGGCCACACGCCTGTTGGCGCAAACCCGCAAGGGCGCGGCCCCGGAACCGCGCCTGGAGGCCCCGCTGACCCTGCACCGACAACAGCCGGGCCGGGCGGCGCGAACAACCCCTCTCTGGACGGCGCGGGCGCTGGCGTTCTGTCCCTGGCTGGCTGCGGCCACAACATGA
- a CDS encoding peptidase U32 family protein — protein sequence MSQTENPSASPRKPEILAPAGDASSFLAALAAGADAIYLGLKHFSARMQAENFGLTELSRLTDLAHAENARVYVAMNTLVKPGESAAAYRLAARLARQVRPDGLIIQDLAMLDLARQAGFEGGLFLSTLANLTHPEALLQARGLGADRVILPRELSIDEIRRMGEACPDGLDLECFIHGALCYCVSGRCYWSSYMGGKSGLRGRCVQPCRRIYRQGGAAAQALFRNAENEEQEAVRRDGKNARTSRDGRSVREARPFELEGKTARRAPRPPRGKEHSGRFFSCLDLSLDVLAKTLLDIPHLVSWKIEGRKKGPHYVYHVVTAYRMLRDNVGDPKARKTAEEILEMALGRPGSRARFLPQKNNVPTTPDGQTSSGLLAGKIRVEPDGRLVLKPHFELLPQDYLRVGVEDERWHATLPVTRRIPKAGSLILRLPKHKTPKAGTPVFLIDRREPELMQLLKAWQARLEVLPGRPSTAVDSAPRLPSAVKSRPRADMLLRATLPQGRETRGSRNQLLALWLSPRSAEISRTVAPRVAWWLPPVVWPEEEDSLRRMIARLWRDGARHFVCNAPWQRGFFPAELPEDADLLAGPFCNAANAPALGVLAGMGFAGAFVSPELAREDLLALPGQSPLPLGMVLSGFWPVGLSRFGLLGVKANEPFMSPKGEVFWARQYGGNIWLYPGWPLDLTAKRQELTAAGYGFFVHIQENPPAGLPEARRQGLFNWDGALL from the coding sequence ATGAGCCAGACGGAAAATCCCTCCGCCTCGCCGCGCAAACCCGAAATTCTCGCTCCGGCCGGGGACGCCTCCTCTTTTCTGGCGGCCCTGGCCGCCGGGGCCGACGCCATTTATCTGGGCCTGAAGCACTTTTCGGCCCGCATGCAGGCGGAAAACTTCGGCCTCACCGAGCTGTCCCGGCTCACGGATCTGGCCCACGCCGAAAACGCGCGCGTCTACGTGGCCATGAACACCCTGGTCAAACCCGGCGAAAGCGCCGCCGCCTACCGGCTGGCCGCGCGTCTGGCCCGCCAGGTGCGCCCGGACGGGCTGATCATCCAGGATCTGGCCATGCTGGATCTGGCCCGGCAGGCCGGTTTCGAGGGCGGGCTGTTCCTGTCCACCCTGGCCAACCTGACCCACCCCGAAGCCCTGCTTCAGGCCAGGGGGCTGGGCGCCGACCGGGTGATTCTGCCGCGCGAACTGTCCATCGACGAGATCCGGCGCATGGGCGAAGCCTGCCCGGACGGCCTTGATCTGGAATGTTTCATCCACGGGGCGCTGTGCTATTGCGTGTCCGGGCGCTGTTACTGGTCCAGCTATATGGGCGGCAAAAGCGGCCTGCGCGGCCGTTGCGTGCAACCCTGCCGCCGGATCTACCGCCAGGGCGGCGCGGCGGCCCAGGCGCTTTTCCGCAATGCGGAAAACGAAGAGCAGGAAGCCGTCCGACGCGACGGAAAAAACGCGCGCACGAGCCGTGACGGCCGGTCCGTCCGCGAGGCCCGCCCCTTTGAGCTTGAAGGGAAGACCGCGCGCCGCGCCCCACGGCCGCCGCGCGGCAAGGAACACAGCGGCCGCTTTTTCTCCTGTCTGGATCTTTCCCTGGACGTGCTGGCCAAGACCCTCCTGGATATTCCCCATCTGGTGTCCTGGAAAATCGAAGGCCGCAAAAAAGGCCCGCATTACGTCTACCATGTGGTTACGGCCTACCGCATGCTGCGCGACAACGTGGGCGACCCCAAGGCCCGCAAGACCGCCGAGGAAATTCTGGAAATGGCATTGGGCCGCCCCGGCAGCCGGGCGCGCTTTCTGCCGCAGAAAAACAACGTGCCCACCACACCCGACGGCCAGACCAGTTCCGGCCTGCTGGCGGGCAAAATCCGCGTGGAACCCGACGGCCGCCTGGTGCTCAAGCCGCATTTCGAGCTGCTGCCGCAGGACTATCTGCGCGTGGGCGTGGAGGACGAACGCTGGCACGCCACCCTGCCGGTGACCCGGCGCATCCCCAAGGCCGGGAGCCTGATCCTGCGCCTGCCCAAGCACAAGACGCCCAAGGCGGGCACGCCGGTCTTTCTCATTGACCGGCGCGAACCCGAGCTGATGCAGTTGCTCAAAGCCTGGCAGGCTCGCCTGGAGGTCCTGCCGGGCCGTCCCAGCACAGCCGTGGACAGCGCCCCCCGCCTGCCCAGCGCTGTGAAATCCCGCCCTAGGGCGGACATGCTGCTGCGCGCCACCCTGCCGCAAGGCCGGGAAACGCGGGGCAGCCGTAATCAGTTGCTGGCGCTCTGGCTCTCGCCGCGCAGCGCGGAGATTTCGCGCACGGTGGCCCCGCGCGTGGCCTGGTGGCTGCCGCCCGTGGTCTGGCCCGAAGAGGAGGACAGCCTGCGCCGGATGATCGCCCGGCTCTGGCGTGACGGCGCGCGCCATTTCGTCTGCAACGCGCCCTGGCAGCGCGGCTTTTTCCCGGCGGAACTGCCCGAGGACGCGGACCTTTTGGCCGGGCCTTTCTGCAACGCGGCCAACGCTCCGGCGCTGGGCGTGCTGGCGGGTATGGGCTTTGCCGGGGCCTTCGTCAGCCCGGAACTGGCCCGCGAGGACCTACTGGCCCTGCCCGGACAGAGCCCCCTGCCGCTGGGCATGGTGCTCAGCGGCTTCTGGCCCGTGGGCCTCAGCCGCTTCGGTCTGCTGGGCGTCAAGGCCAACGAACCTTTTATGAGCCCCAAGGGCGAGGTTTTCTGGGCGCGGCAATACGGCGGCAACATCTGGCTCTATCCCGGCTGGCCCCTGGATCTCACGGCCAAACGCCAGGAACTGACGGCCGCGGGCTACGGCTTTTTCGTCCATATTCAGGAAAACCCGCCCGCCGGATTGCCGGAAGCGCGGCGGCAGGGCTTGTTTAATTGGGACGGCGCACTGCTGTAA